In one Nicotiana sylvestris chromosome 8, ASM39365v2, whole genome shotgun sequence genomic region, the following are encoded:
- the LOC138875717 gene encoding uncharacterized mitochondrial protein AtMg00860-like, protein MMLFGLKNAGATYMRAMTTISHDMIHKEVEVQSETESFGVPARKLLSFIVSRRGIELDLSKVKAIQDLPPPKSKKDVMSFLGHLNYISRFIARSTVICEPIFKMLKKDAATSWTEECHKAFDEIKEYLSTLPVLVPPEPGRPLLLYLSVLDGAFGCVLGQHNETGRKEQAIYYLSEKFTPTKHGILCWNTPATL, encoded by the exons ATGATGTTGTTTGGCCTGAAGAATGCTggagccacttacatgagagctatgacgaCCATTTCCCATGACATGATTCACAAAGAagtagag gtacaatctgaaactgaatcttTTGGAGTCCCTGCCAGAAAATTGCTAAGTTTCATCGTCAGTCGCCGAGGTATTGAACTAGACCTGTCAAAGGTTAAAGCTATCCAAGACTTGCCACCTCCAAAGagcaagaaagatgtgatgagtttcttagggcatctcaactacatcagccgttTCATAGCGCGATCAACTGTGatttgtgaaccaattttcaaaatgttgaagaaagatgctgcaacaAGTTGGACTGAAGAATGTCACAAAGCTTTTGACgaaatcaaggaatacttgtctaCACTACCAGTACTGGTCCCGCCGGAACCTGgaagacctttgctactctatttgtCTGTACTAGATGGGGCTTTTGGTTGTGTCTTGGGACAACACAAcgagacaggaagaaaagagcaggcCATATACTATTTGAGTGAGAAGTTCACACCTACGAAGCACGGTATTCTTTGCTGGAACACACCTGCTACGCTTTAA
- the LOC138875718 gene encoding uncharacterized protein, protein MDSSKVEALLLCLHYISHIKDGSSKKAIKWQALVDDLVENLVGGEYEPLKTYFPGEEVSFIGEDITETYDGWRMIFDGAANFKGVCIGAVLVSETGQHYPVSAKLRFPCTNNMAEYEACILGLILAIDMNVQELQNALATLSSMIQQPNKIFIDPIPVGIQRQSAYCSHVEEQTDGNPWFHDIKEYLAKGEYPEHANHNQKRTLRRLANHFFQSGGILYRKTPDLGLLRCVDAKEASKLLEEIHAETCGPHMNDFVVAKKILRARYFWMTMETDCIKYVQKCHQFQVHANMIRVPPNKLNATSAPWHFSAWGMDLIGPIEPSTSNGHRFILMAIDYFTKWVEVASYKAVTKKIITDFVRDRIVCRFGVPESIITNNATNLNSELMKYMCETFKIKHKNSTAYKPQMNRAVEFTNKNIKKILRKMVDNHKQWHEKLPFALLGYRTTAHTSTGVTPYLLVYGTEVVIPAEVKILSLRIIQEAELSDAE, encoded by the exons ATGGATAGCtcaaaagttgaggcattacttctatgcctacactacatatctcatatcaaggatggatcctctaaa aaggcaatcaaatgGCAAGCATTGGTGGATGATCTTGTAGAAAATCTTGTAGgtggagaatacgaaccactgaaaacgtattttcccggtgaagaggtatcgttcataggagaagatattaccgaaacatatgacggttggagaatgattttcgatggagctgcaaatttcaaaggagtgtgTATTGGAGCTGTCTTAGTATCAGAAACAGGTCAGCACTATCCAGTATCCGCAAAGCTCAGATTCccgtgtaccaacaacatggcagaatacgaggcctgcatcttaggactcataTTAGCCatcgacatgaacgttcaggaactacag aatgcattggctactttatcttccatgatacaacaACCAAACAAGATTTTCATCGACCCTATCCCGGTAGGTATCCAACGTCAGTCGGCGTATTGTTCTCATGTTGAAGAACAAACCGATGGAaatccatggttccacgatatcaaagaatatttggcaaaaggagaatacccggagcacgCAAACCATAatcagaaacgcacactccgaAGATTGGCcaaccatttcttccaaagtggagGAATTCTGTACAGAAAGACTCCAGATCTAGGATTATTACGGTGTGTCGATGCCAAGGAAGCATCCAAACTGCTCGAAGAGATACATGCCGAAacttgcggaccacacatgaacGATTTTGTTGTAGCCAAAAAGATATTAAGAGcaagatatttttggatgacaATGGAAACGGATTGCATCAAATATGTTCAAAAGTGTCATCAATTCCAAGTACATGCAAATATGATACGAGTGCCACCAAAtaaactcaatgcaacaagtgcaccttggcatttctctgcttggggaatggatctCATCGGTCCGATCGAACcttctacttcaaatgggcataggttcattctaatGGCCAtagattacttcacaaaatgggttgaagttgcatcttacaaagctgtaactaaGAAAATCATCACAGATTTTGTTagagatcgtattgtttgccgattcggagtgCCAGAATCCATCATCACCAACAACGCTACCAACCTCAACAGTGAATTAATGAAAtatatgtgtgaaaccttcaaaatcaagcataagaattccacagcaTACAAGCCTCAAATGAATAGAGCTGTGGAGTTcaccaacaagaacatcaagaaaataCTGAGAAAGATGGTAGACAATCacaagcaatggcatgagaaattaccatttgccttATTGGGATATCGTACCACAGCTCACACATCGACCGGGGTAACCCCCTACTTGCTGGTCTATGGTACTGAAGTTGTCATTCCCGCCGAAGTCAAAATTCTTTCTTTAAGAATTATACAAGAAGCGGAACTCAGTGACGCAGAATAG